In Leclercia sp. LSNIH1, the genomic stretch TTTATTCAGATGGTAGCCAGGCTCAATGCCCCGGTAGATCTGCTGGTTGAGCAGCGATTTTTGCGGGTCGGACTTCAGGCTGACATGCAGGCGCCCGTGTGCGACGCCAATCAGCATAAAAATCTTGCCGCCAACCTTAAACACATCGTAGTCCGGGCCAAACGGCCAGCACTGTTCGGTAAAGGGCAGCTCCAGGGCCACCTGTTTTGCGCAGGCGGCGAGGGTTTTACTGTCCATCGCTATCCTCTTCGGCCAGCGCGCGCCACATCGCTTCAAAACCCAATGCCTTAAATTCGGCTGCGCGGGCCGGTTCGCGAGTAGCGAAGGACATGGTGGTCTCCGCCAGGGATAAAAAGAGCGCGTCGCCAAACAGCCGGAACTCTTCCGACATAAACACCGGGCGGATATGGCGACGGCACAGCTCGTGCAGCTCCGGGAACATCTCGTGTACCGCCTGCTCGGTTTCGGCGTTGATCTTCTCGCTCACCCCAAGCTGGCGGATGGCGCCGTGGGCCACCGGATTGCGGATCCCCCAGTC encodes the following:
- a CDS encoding MmcQ/YjbR family DNA-binding protein, which encodes MDSKTLAACAKQVALELPFTEQCWPFGPDYDVFKVGGKIFMLIGVAHGRLHVSLKSDPQKSLLNQQIYRGIEPGYHLNKKHWISVYAAEDITPELIADLVNDSWHLVVDKLPKKEQKRLRPGP
- a CDS encoding TetR/AcrR family transcriptional regulator, which codes for MARPKSEDKELALLDAATSAFAQSGIAASTALIARSAGVAEGTLFRYFATKDDLLNALYLHLKQDLCQTMLANMDRALTQPKEHTRNIWNSYVDWGIRNPVAHGAIRQLGVSEKINAETEQAVHEMFPELHELCRRHIRPVFMSEEFRLFGDALFLSLAETTMSFATREPARAAEFKALGFEAMWRALAEEDSDGQ